The uncultured Desulfovibrio sp. genomic interval TGGGACGCCATGACGGCCTCGCCCGATGATTTTGACGATGAACGCCTGCCCTACTGGACGGAGCTCTGGCCTTCAAGCGTCGCCCTGGCAGGCTGGCTTGCGCAGCAACGGCAATGCATCGACGGGCAGCCCTGTCTGGATATCGGCTGCGGCCTGGGCCTCACCGCCATGGTGGGCCAGTGGCTTGGCGCAAAAATGACTGCCATGGACTATGAGGAAGCCGCCCTGCACTTTGCGGCCCGTAACGCCGATATCAACGAAGTGCCGCAGCCGCTGTGGACAGTCATGGACTGGCGGCGGCCC includes:
- a CDS encoding 50S ribosomal protein L11 methyltransferase codes for the protein MTELTSEFSQSETHGLTEYTPHISVRAAGRLWRLTRAADLEQLWDAMTASPDDFDDERLPYWTELWPSSVALAGWLAQQRQCIDGQPCLDIGCGLGLTAMVGQWLGAKMTAMDYEEAALHFAARNADINEVPQPLWTVMDWRRP